The DNA sequence TCAAGAAGCAGAATCTCCGGCTTAATCATCAAAGCCATAGCGATCAATACTCTGTGCCTTGTTCCATCACTAAGCTGCACAGGGAGCATGTCCATAATATCCATCGGCAATCCGAGATGGTTGAATATCCTTTCTACATCCGAACGATCGTATTTCCCGCCATTAAAGAGTTTCTTTATCTGGAATTCCACCGAATATCTTGGTTTCAAAATATTCATTGAATCTTGCCTGACATATATCCTCTTTTTCCTGAAATTCAAATAGTTATCCATTGAAAATATACTTTCGCCTTTATAGAAAATATCACCACTACTTCTTAAAAGTTCTCCAGTTATTGCCCTGAGCAATGTGGTCTTTCCCGATCCGATCTCGCCTATTATACCAACGATCTCACCTTTATTCACATAAAGATTGATATCTTTCAAGATTTCAGTATAGTCATTCTCACTTTTATATCCACAGCTGAGGTTTTGAATCTGGAGTTCAGGTGAAAATTTACTTTTAGATTCACTGATCTCCATTTCCATGTTCCTCGTCTACAAGATTTACTGATTTTCCTGCTCTTTCCATTAATTTAGGTTTCCTCGACTTCATTCTCAATGCATAGTATATACAGAATACCGTATAAATAACAATAGCCACAACTGCTTCTGCTACTGGATAAACGAAAGTAACGGCGCTTTCATAAAGAACAAATATGAAAATAATCGTAGCTATGACAGGGAAAGCATAATGTGATATTCCATGAATTATAAAATCAAATGCACCCGTGTGCTTTTCCTTAAGTCTTCTGAATAAAGTTATTACGCTTGTGTTTAGGAGTACGTGTGTTATTATTAACCCCCCTAAGGCCATGGTGGTGAGGAAATCAAAAGAACTTTCCAGGGCGCTAACGACATTGCTGCTCGTTGCGCTACTGAAGATCAAAGATGAAACCGGGATGCCTGCTCCGGCCGTTACAAGAAAGGTTGCAACCACAGCAACAACGGAGGACACGATAGCAACAAACCATAGTGCATTTGATGGTGTCGTATATTTCTTATGGATTTTTGAGAAAAATGATGGAAGGATGCCATCTCTCCCCATCGCAAAATAAACCCTACCAGCATTGGCCTGCATAGCAACCGAATCCGAAAAGGCTGAGTTAAAAGCAACTAGGGTGAACATGACCCCTCCGATCACGCCAGTGTAAGCCACTGCAACAAGAACGCCAGGGATTGTCTGTTTCAAAAATCCATTGATTAATGGGACAGAGGTTCCCCAACCAACTATCTGGGCGTATGCCACTTCAGTAAGGACAAGCCCCACCATCAGAAGACCTACAGTCAGAGACCTTGTTATGGCTTTAGGATGATTGGCCTCCTCACCAAGTGGTGCAGATCCTCCATACCCAATGAAACTTGTGAGGCCGAAGACCATCCCCAATCCGATCCCCGCAAAGACACCACCGTTCGGAGCGAACAGCGAGTTGAATTGTGGCCATGCATATGGGTTAAACACGTTTATCGTGTTATCCGGCGCCTTGATGATTTCTATTGCAGATATTACGGCCAAAAATATCAATTCAAAAAATGATGCAAACTTTATGTACTTCATCTGTGGCCTGATACCGACTATAGCTATGGCGATCGGCACTATTATCACCACCAGGATGAACGGTATCCATATCCAGGCGGGCATTCCAAAATGCAGGAAATATTCTACCGCACCGGGAAGAAAAACTCCGGCAACGAAAACTGGTATTGCTGCAGTACTTACTATCTGGTACATCGGATACATCAGCCCAGCGGTGACTGCAGGAACTGGTCCGTAGGCATGTGCAATGTATCCATAATAACCGCCTGCGCTTGCATGTCTCTTTGAGAGATGGTAAAGTGTATTCACCTCGAGGAACATGGTTAAGGTAGCAACTAGGAAGGCAAGAGGAGTTAGGATCATAGCGAAAGCAGCAGATGAAACGACAAATGCAACGGAGTCGCATGCTGGTGCCATTGCGGCAATCTCTTCAGCAATTGCCCCCCATGTTCCTACCTCTCCTTTCTTGAGCCTGTACACTTTCGTTTCTCCGACATAATCATCGTCTTCTTTAACAACGTTTCTCTGTTCCATTTGGTCCAACCTTTGATTATTAATTAGTGTAATATTTATGTGATTAGTATATACCTAATATAGTGATTGTATTTAAAACTTATTTGAACATAACTAAGAAGCATGTCTCTCAACGAGGATTGATCTTAAGTTCAGAATTCGAGCATTTATAGCCAGTTCTTGAGTTCATAAGAGGCTAAAAAAAGATCATTCAATTTCCCATGGTTCTAAATTAGCAAGTCCGTAAGTAAATAAATATGATTCAGTTACAGATGTTATGGAAAAATCATTAATACTTGAAAAATGGGAACTTGAGAGTGACGAGCTTAAAGATAACTCTCTCGGGGATCCTGCAAGACGCGAAAACTACATACTCTATCCAGAAAAAAATGAAAATCTCCCGATCGTAATATTCCTTCCGGGAATGATGGGAACATCTATCGGGGCCTTGCTTAATTATGACCCATTTTCAGAGAATCTTAACGCAAGGATAAACCGGCTTTATTCCTCAGGAATATTGAAGGGAAGCATATTCGTGTTTCCTGATGTAGAATCCAGCGTCGGAGGATGTCAGTACCTGAACTCAAGCGTAGCTGGAAACTATGAAAATTACATAGTGAAAGAAATGATCCCCCAACTGAAAGAAAGATTCAAGTCCGATTCTGTTGGTGTTCTTGGGAAATCTTCGGGCGGATACGGATCAATAACTCTTGGGATGAAGCATCCAGATGTAATAAATGCGGTTATGGATCATTCTGGTGATGCCTATTTCGAGTATTGCTATCTTCCCGACTTTCCCAAGGCAAGGAAGGAAATAGAGAAATATGGAACTGCAGAGAAATGGTTCCAAAATTATTTAAAGAAGAATAACAGAAAACTTGCGGTCGATATGGACGTTCTGAACATAGTGGCCATGTCTGCTTTTTACTCCTCGCATGAGGGCGTTATTCAGCTTCCATTTGACATTTACAGCGGGGAGATCCTGGATAAAGTCTGGGATCGATGGCTGGAAAATGATCCAGTCAGGATGCTCAACAGGTACTCCGAAAGCCTTGAGAAAATGAAATTTGTTGGCATTGACGTCGGCCTTAATGACCAGTTTAATCTACTTTTGGGCTCAAGGATAATGCACAGGGAACTGGAGAAGAAAAAAATAACGCACTTCTATGAGGAATTTGAGGATACACATTTCAACATACAGTACCGGTATGATATTTCTATTCCGAAAATGGAGGCATCTTTGTTAACGGGCGAATGATAAATGCTCAAGATTATGCGATCTGCCGTATCGGACGAGGCGATCTTGAAGCGAGGGTGAGGGCCAATATCGATACTGCAAGACACGCGAATGATATTAGGAAGACGATGATCATTCCGCTTCCAGTGATTATAAAGCCTATGATATTTCCAGCTATAAAGCCACCAAGAAACTGACCTGTATGCTGGAAAGTGTTGAAGAACCCAATATTTGCACCGTATTCATCCAATCTTGAAAATCTTATGACGAGCGGAGGAAAAACAATCTCGTACATTGAATAGCCAATGAAAAATAAAAATGCACCTATTTCCAGAGGATATAAATTCCTGTATATCTCAGTAATAGGAAAAATGAGGATTGTGGATAGCAGCACAGCAGAAATAGAGATAACAGGATATTTTATCCCTTTTGACTTTTCGTATAGCCCTGCGAGTGCCACTGAGATGGCACCACCTATCAGTGCAGGAATAAATAGTGCAAGTATGAAATTCGAGTGCGTGAATATCGTCGTTAGCACAACCTGGAAATAATAAAAGAACTCGATCATTATGAATGAAACAAAGAAACCGGCAATGCCTATTGATATTGTTCTTGTATTCACGATGCTGACCCTGAACTTTTCTGCCCTTCTCATTACTGGTGCCTTCAGTGGGATCATTATGATGATGGATATCAGCCCAAGAATAACAGAGACCAGAAACACGTCTCTCAGCCCTATGTAGTATCCTATTGTTGGGCCTGCAAGAAGCCCAAGAAGAAACGCAAGGCCGACAGGTATCCCAAGTAGAGCCATAGCTGTATTCCTCTTGTTCTCTGGAACGCTTTCCTGAACAAGAGAAACTCCGGCAGATCCAACGGCTCCAGCCCCAGCTATGAATCTTCCTATTATCAGGACATAAATATCTGGATATATGAAGCAAATAAGATTTCCGACGATGTATGGGATCATAGCGATCATAATTGTAGATTTTCTTCCTATCCTGTCGGAGAGCCTGCCAAAGACAAATTGAAACAGAGCCATTGCCAGACCATAAATGCCAAAGGCGAGGGCAACAAGAAAAGGAGAATTGCTTATGGAATGTGCGTAAATTTCAAGTACAGGGAGAATCATGAATATGCCGAAGAGGCGCACAATCTCTATCAGGCCGATTGTGCCTATTACATATTTTTGCCTACCGTTGAACCCCCCTAACACGGTGCAGAATATCGCCCCATTGTATAAAAGACAATTAATCCTAAGGTATACTGGTAGGGTTAATTACTTACAATTTTTGAGCAAGAAAGCTCCGATCTTTAGAGAGAAGAGCATGCCAGCGTTCAGAATATCCTGAAAAAATCCTCCTCCAGTTTATAAAGAAACTCCTCCACAAAGTAGCTTCCAATAAGTCTCCTTATGAAGGGTCTTGGTGGTGCAAAGGTCCTTGGGCTCGGTTTCAGTTTAAGCTCTTTGCCTAATGCATCCATTGCATTCCCAAAGTCCCCTATTTCATCTATCAAGCCATTTTCTTTCGCGTCTATAGAGGAAAATATCTCCCCTGTCGCAATCTTGTCTATTTGTTCTCTAGCAAGTTTCCTGCTCGCCATGACCTCATCCCGGAATATAGAGAACATATGGTTCATGATCCTCTCATATTTCGCGTCCATCTCTTTATTGGATTGAGAGAACGGAGAAAGCATGTCCTTGTATTTCCCGACCTTCATGATCCTGACGTCAACACCAATTTTTTTCATGAGCTCCCTCACGTTGGGAACTATGCTTATCACACCTATGGATCCGACAAGGGACGTGTCAAGAGCATAGATCCTTCTTGAAGCTGAGGCAATCCAGTAAGCTCCAGATGCCCCTACACTTTGTATTGAGGCGTATGTAGGTTTTGTAGAATTTAGCTTCTTTATCTTTGAGTAAAGGATCTGGCTTGAGGTTGCATCTCCGCCACCTGAATCTATGAAAAGCACAGCTCCTTTTATCCGCCTCTTTCTTGTAACGTAATCTATTATTGGTGATAACTCTCTGACTGTTCTCTGATTTATGGTTCCTGTGATATCAATTCTTGCTATATTCATGTATAGTAAAGTTAAATTGGTGTATATTTAGTTTCACAGATTTTTTTTAATGGAAAAATCAGATGGTTTTCCACTTTACGATTTTTCCGGAGTCTTTCCTGTCTATCCTTCCAAGGTTGTAGAGGTGTACAAGATGCGAAATTGCTTCGCCAACTGCGAAAGTGGTTTCCATAACGTTCATCGATTTCATGGATCTGTTGCTGCTCCATCGCATCTCGCCAGCGACTTGGTATGAGGATTTCCATCTATCAAGGCAGATTTCCTCAACCTCCTTAAGCCTTGAATAGTGGTGGGCCTTTATCTCGTCAATCCTCTTCCCAATGGCTCTGATTTCCTCGCGGTGTCCGGGAAAAATTATCCGTGGATTCATGCCCTTAATCTTCTCCAGACTATCCATGTAATGTCCAAGCATGTCCGATTCAAAAGTGTAACTGCTTATATTTGGTGTAATTTTTGATATTATGTGATCTCCTACAAACATGGCACTGCTGTCTCTAAGAAGAATCGATATCGAACCCATGGTGTGGCCCGGATTCTCTATCACAGATACGTTACTGTCTATATTCTCCTCCTTGAGCATCCTGTCTATTTTCAAGCTGGCATAAACATCGACTCTCCTCTGATCAGAGAACATTTCGCGTTCGTGTTCCACCACAGATTTAGGGACATCATTGTCCAAAAGAAATGAAAGAATACGCTCCCAGTATCCATTCGGATCGTCTTGCATTGACTGTATAGTAAGTGCATCCCTTTTACCCATAGCTATTGGTATTCCATACTGTTTGCTTATTGCCATGGCACCACCAACATGATCTATATGGAGGTGCGTTAGCACAAGCATCTTCAGATCGTCAAGTTTTATGCCCTCCTCATTGAGCGAGGCAACAGTGCGATTAGACATTCCTGAATCAATTAATATCTCAGAATCCTCTATTTTGTAGACATTTGCCGTTTTCAATGCCCTTATCTCTATGGGCACGACAATTTTCCTTATGTTCTTCATGATTATGCCTTCTCTGAACTCAAAGTATTGAAACTTTCAGCATAAGGATGTCAAATCCGTATTTGTCTTCATGCCCGGTTGGCTTCCAAATTGAAAAAACGGTACACTACGGATCAGTTTCCTGGGTATCTACTGAGGATATGCTTATCACTCTATCATCTTCACCAACATCGATTAGTTTAACACCGGATGTAACCCTGCTTTGGATCTTCACATCTTTAACAGGAATCCTTATGCTCTTTTGTTGTTGCGTCACTATGATGATGTTCTGGGATTCTTGAACAGGGATTGCTTTTATCAGCTTGCCCGTTCTCTCGCTCTCCTTGAAAACGAGCATACCTGAGGTTCCGCGGTGATGAAGGTTAAACGCATTTATTGGTGTACGCTTCCCGATGCCATACTCAGATATGGTCAGAACATCCTGATCCTCACTGCACATGAATCCCGAGATTATGTATTGATTCTTACCGAGTCTCATTGCTCTTACACCCCTTGAACTCCTCCCTGTTGGGCGTACTTCTGAAACATCGAAAGCCGAAGCCTTTCCTGCACTGGAAATTGTGAAGACTACATTTTCTTTGCCTATGTTCTCAACGGAAGCTACCTCATCATCTTCATTCAGTGTGATAATTCTCAATCCAGAGGATCTCATGTTCAAGAGCGACTTCATGAAAGTCTTTTTCACAAATCCACCCTTGGTTATGATCATTAAGTAATCATCCTCTTTTCCCGAGGCCTTCATGACCTGCTGTACACTCTCTCCTTCGCCTAGCTTGACATAATAGGAAGCGGTAACGCTTACAGAAGTCCTTGATTTCTTGTCGATTTCATATGCCTTTATTTTCAGGACTCGACCTGAGTTGGTAAAAAGGAAGAGGTCATCATGCGAGTTGCATGGAACTATGCTCTTAACGGTATCTTCTCTTACGGTAGATGTGATTATACCCTTCCCGCCTCTTTTCTGGGCGCGGTACTCGTTGAGCGATACTCTCTTGAGAAACCCGGTTTCGCTCAAAACGATGATGTCACTTTCATTTGGAATAAGATCCTCTATGGTCCTGCCTCCCGCCGAGCGAAACATGACATTCGTCCTGCGTTCGTCTCCAAACTTTGTTTTTAGAAACTGGATCTCCTCCTTGACAACTTGCCTTTTCTTCCCTTCATCAGCGAGAAGTATGTCCAGATCCTGAATCTTCTGTCTCACAGTGGCCAGCTCATCCTGAAGTTTCGAGGATTCGAGTGACGTGAGTCTTTGAAGTTTCATGTCCAGGATAGCGTTTGCCTGTACCTGGTCAATGTCCAGGAGGGATTGAAGAGCCAATCTTGCTTCCGCAGTATCCTTTGATTTCCTTATTGCATCTATTACCTGTTCGATCCTAGAAAGGGCCGAGGAGAGGCCAAGGAGAATGTGTTCCCTTTCTCTCAGCCGATTAAGGTCGTATTTTGATCGCTTTGTTATGATATTCAGCCGATGATCTATAAAATTCTGGATCATTTCCCTCAGATTCAGCGTTTTCGGTTCATTGTTAACCAACACAAGATTGTTTATGCTTATCGAAAGCTCGAGATCGGTATGCTCATAGAGCTGGTTCAGTATCAGCGGCCTCATATCGTTGTCTCTCACCTTAACAATTATGTGCATGCCATTTCTGTCGCTCTCATCCTTTATGTCTGTAATTCCTCTAATCACCTCGTTTTTAACGAGCTCAGCGATGCCCTGAATAAAGATGGATTTGTTTACTGTATACGGCAGGGATTTAATCTCTATCATCTTTTCTTTCGAAAGGTCCACCTCGCCCTGGCAAACAACCTTACCGCGCCCAGTGAGATAAGCGTCTATGAGACTCTGTGACTGGAACAACACACCTCCACCGGGAAAATCAGGGCCCTTTACAAATCTAAGGAGTTCCTCAACAGAACAATTTTGATTGTCAAGCTGGTAATCTATTGCGTCGCATACTTCATTAAGATTATGCGGGACCATGTTAGTCGCCATCCCCACTGCTATACCAGATGCACCATTCAGGAGAAGATTCGGAACTTTAGAAGGGAAGTACTCAGGCTCGCTCAGTGTTCCATCAAAATTCAGTCTTGATGGTACCGTGTCCTTTTCGATGTCGGCAAGCATTTCCTCTGAAATTGGTGAAAGTCTCGCCTCTGTATACCTCATCGCTGCCGGGGAGTCCCCGTCTATTGATCCAAAATTCCCCTGGCCATCTACCAGCGGATACCTCAAGGAGAAATCCTGTGCCATTCTGGCAAGAGCGTCATATATTGCAGCATCTCCATGAGGGTGGTACTTACCCATGGTTTCCCCAACGATTCTTGCGCATTTTTTGTATGGCTTGTCATGCGTTAGATTGAGCTCACTCATGGAATAAAGGATTCTTCTTTGAACGGGCTTCAAACCGTCCTTAATATCTGGTATGGCACGGTTTACTATAACACTCATAGCATATTCGAGGTATGATGTTTTTATTTCTTCTTCAACAGGTTTCTTTTCCATTTTTATCAGCTCACAGATCGATATTAGTCACGTACTTTGCATTCTCTTCTATGAATTTTCTCCTCGGTTCAACCTTATCTCCCATCAAAATAGAGAAAAGTCTGTCTGCAAGGGCACCATCTTCCACAGTAACCTCAACGAGTTTTCTTGTTTCAGGATTCATGGTCGTTTCCCACAGCTGTGTTGGATTCATCTCTCCAAGACCTTTGAATCTCTGTATTATGCAATTATCCCCAAATCTGCTTGTAACCTCATCTTTTTCTGATTCGGAATAAACATAGGCAACTTTGTCTCCTTTCTGCACTCTGAAAAGTGGAGGTTGTGCAAAAAAAACGTTTCCATTCAGGATCAACTCGCGTGCATACCTGTACAAGAATGTAAGAAGCAAGGTTCTGATATGTGCCCCGTCCACATCTGCATCTGTCATTATTATTATTTTCCCATACCTGAGCTTTTTTATATCGAGGTCTTCCTTTATTCCGGAACCGATGGCCGTTATGAGGTCCTTTATGATCTGGTTTTCGAGGATCTTTAAATCCGAGGACTTCTCAACGTTAAGTATCTTTCCTCTTAGAGGGAGTATAGCCTGGAAATCCCTGTTTCTGGCCTGTTTTGCCGAACCACCTGCTGAGTCTCCCTCAACAAGGTATAACTCGGTCTTAGAGGGATCGCTGGACGAGCAGTCTGCCAGTTTTCCTGGCAAGCCTCCACCTTCGAGTGCCGTTTTTCTTCTTACAAGATCACGCGCCTTTCTGGATGCCTCCCTTGCGGCTGCTGCTGCCAAGACCCTCTTTACGATTATGTCTGCCGTTCCTGGAAACTTCTCAAAGTAATAACTTACAAAATTGTCCACAACAGACTGCACAATACCGCGTGCTTCGCTATTGCCTAATTTTGATTTTGTTTGTCCCTCAAACTGTGGTTCTAAAATCTTTAAATGCAGAACGGCAACAAGACCCTCCCTTGTGTCATCGCCTGTTATGGATTCCACGCCCTTGACCATGTCCTTTTTCTTCGCGTACTCCTGTATGGCTCTTGAAAGTCCGGCCCGGAAGCCAGTGACATGTGTTCCACCTTCTATTGTGTTGATGTTATTTACAAAACTTTCCATGGTTTCTGATACACTTGTGTTATACTGGAGTGCGAACTCAACCACGTAATCATCTGTCTGTTCAAGGTGAGCAATAGGATCTTTGTGAACGAACGTATAACCTTCTCCAAGGTACTGCACAAATTCTGATAATCCACCACCAAAGTGAAGCGTAATTGAATCATTAGTCCGTCTGTCTTCAACGAGAAACGTGAGATTTGGATTCAGGAATGCAAGTTCTCTCAGGCGTTCAAGTATGACCGAGTAAGAGAACTCGACAGTCTCAAATATCTCAGGGTCCGGCTTGAACCAGATTATTGTTCCACTTTCCGGATAGCTAATATTCACGTCCCGCAGGTCATTGTTTAATTCTTTCTCAGATAAAGGAATCGAGACGAGGGACCCGGATGGTATTCCCTGTCCGAATTTCTCATAATAGAGTTTCCCATCTTTTTTCACTATAGCTGTAAGTTCCGAAGATAACGCGTTGACGACGTGGACACCAACGCCGTGAAGTCCCCCCGTAATCCTGTAAACCTTCTTGTCGAATTTCGCGCCACTATGTAGTTCTGTGAGAACGATCTCAAGGCCAGGCCTTCCGTATTTTGGGTGCGTATCTACAGGTATGCCTCTTCCGTTATCCTCTATACTTATAGTTCCATCTTTATATATTGTTACATAAATGGAATTTGCGAACCCCGCATTTCCTTCATCAACACTGTTATCCACGACCTCGTAGACGAGGTGATGTAGACCTCTTTGATCGGTTGATCCGATGTACATTCCGGGAACTTTTCTTACTGCCTTTAACCCTTCCAAAATCTGTATCTGGGACGAATCATAATTTTCCATTTCTCTAACCATTCAAAATTACCTTAACTTATCTAATTCCTTATGCAAGATTACATAAGAATTTTCTTATTATAATCGGAAAAAAATGTTTCTTACGGGTCAATTTTGAAAGAAAGTATCAAAATGGTGAATTCATCCTTTTGGCACAAAAATGCGTTAAACGTCATGTTATCGGTTTTCTAACGTAGATATCAAATTCATCCCCGTTTTCTCTAACGTCGGTAAGTGCAAGCTTGGTACCGCGCGCGAGACTCTCAAAGATCTCCCTTGAATATGGAAATCTATCCTTCATTACTAATATTTCTGCATCCTGCCCTGGTTCCAGTGATATTGATAGACCTTTCATAACGCTTTTGAGGTAATTGAAAGGATCGCCGCCGCAAGCAACATTTCTCTGGTCTTCAACAATCATAATTTCATAATGTCTTACAGAAATAAAGAGTTTGAGAATAGCGATTTTTTTGGGTGAAAATAATGAAATTTCCTAGGAATGTGTAAAGTAGGCAATTCCTGGTGAAATCACGTTAACATACCCATATCTTTCGAGCTGGCAAAAGCCAAAAAACGTTTTTCCATGGGGTTCCATAATCCCGATGTCTTTCGTGCCGTCAGGTTTCAGAACTTCAAACTGAACGCCATTTTCTGGTGACCATTGCAATATTTTGGCGTTCTTTATTGGATCGTTCCCAACATAAACCGCGTTTTCATTCTCTCTTTTCACGTTGCAGAGATCTTTGAGCCTAACGACGGAAGATTCATCAACAGTTTTCCAATCTGATGAGGGAACATAAACATCCGCATTTTGGGGGATGGTGTATTCTCTGGTTCCAAGAGATTTGTTGGATGGATGATTTGGTATCTTTGTAGTTATTTCCTTCGTATTGCTTATATGGAGTCTGAGTGGATTTGGCACAAAAAACAATCTTGGAGTCTCGTAATCCGCGATGTTCTTATTCATGGAATTAAATATTTCAATGGAAAACTCAGCATCTATCTCTCTCATACCTGATTCTATCCAGTACCTCCTGAATGTTTCCGGTTTGAATCCGCGCTTTCTAAACGTCATGATAGTTGCGAGTTTTATGTCATCCCATCCAGAGTAAAGGCCACTTTTTATCCCCTTTTTAATGATCGACGTCTTCAAAACAAACCCTGGGAACTTTACGAGCCCATAGTGATAGTATTCAGGAATTTTCCAGGAATTATAGTTGAATATGTACAGCTGCCTGTAGGTATTGTTGAGGTGGTCTTTTCCCCTTATCACATGCGTAAGGCCCAGTAGATGATCATCGATGGCAACTGAAAAGTTCATTGTAGGGTAGAAAATGAAATCCTTTCCCACTCGTGGGTGTGCTGTCTGAACAATCCTGAAAGCTATCCAGTCCCTGATAGCAGGATTCGGGTGGTTAAGATCGGTCTTAATGACAAGGACAGCCTCTCCCTTTTTGAACTTCCCAGATAGAATTTTATCAAAGAGTTCCAGGTTTTCGCTGGCACTTGTGTTCCTGTGAGGACACGCGATAGATTTCAGAAGTTTGGCCTTGAAATCACTCTGTTCGCATGTGCAGATGTAGGCATGGTCCTCGCTCAGGAGTCTTCTGGCTTCTGCGTAATACAGGTCAAACCTGTCTGACTGTATAACGATCTTATCGAAGTTTACGCCGAGCCACTCGAGGTCTTTTGGTATCTGATCATACGCAATGGGATCGATATTTTCCGGATTTGTGTCTTCTATTCTCAATATGAGCGAGCCACCGTAACGTTTTACGTACTCATCGTTTAGTATTGCCATTCTGGAATGGCCTATGTGAAGTGGTCCGGAAGGGGATGGAGCCATTCGCATGACCACCTTTCCTTGAACATTTTCAAGATCTGGAAGGCGATGCTCCTGTACCCTCTTTTCTTTTACAAGAAATTCCGGATAGCGATCCTGAATGATCGTCTTGATCTGATCAAATGAAAGGGAATTGATCTCCTTTACTATTTCCGAGACCTTTGAAGCGACACCTTTTGTATCTTTTCTAAGTTCGGGATTTTCAGCAAGTATTTTGCCAATCACGGCTCCTATTTCCGCCGTTCCATTATGCTGGTATGCGTTTTTTAAAGCGTGTTTCCTGATCTCATTATCTAGATCCATCTTGAATCACTGTTTATCTTGTTGAGCATAATCTCCTTAAGTTCTTCGATGCCTTCTCCGGTCAAACACGATATCTGAATATCTTCCTTCTTTTCCTGCTTTATGTCACATTTGCTCTGTGCTCGAATTATTGGGATCTTAAAATTACTCTTTATTTCGTTGTAAACATTTTCCTGTTCCTGGCTGCTGTATCCAGATGAACCAGAGTGATCAAACAGAAAGATGAGTATACCCTCCAGATCCTGAAGGCATAGTATGGATTTTCTCTCCATCTCATTTCTAGATTTCATTGGCCTGTCAAGAATTCCTGGTGTATCGATGATCTGAATCCCGCGATTCCCAATATTCATGTATCCTATAAACAGGCTCTGGGTTGTAAATGGGTAAGGGGCTATTATCGGAGAGCTTCCCGTAAGTTTAGAAAGAAGGGAAGTTTTTCCAACGTTTGGTAATCCTGCTACAATGAATGTCGGATAATCCATTTTGATGTCTGGTATTTCTTTAATTTTCGTTCTACATTCTGCAAGGAATGTGAGGTCCTTGTCTAGGTCCTTGACTATGGAGGCAAACCTTCCGTAGAATTCCTTAAGATCCTTGTTAAGTTCCTGTACCGTTTTCCTTTTCTTTGAACTCTTTATCTTAAGATTCGCAAGTTCAACGATCTTATCTGATGCCCACTGAACGTGACCGAGGCTGATCTTGTATTGGTCGAGGTCAATCATCAGTCCTATCATGCCTCTGTAGAATGGATAAAGGCTGTTCAAGCTGGGGAATTTGCTAATGAGCTTCCTGAAATATGCCGTGGAAACACTTTCCACGGTTGATATCTTGTCTATGACCTCACTCTTTATTTTTTTTATAAAATCAGGGAAATAAGGCTCCGAGATTTTAGAGGACTTCAGTAATGCTTTGTCGATTATT is a window from the Thermoplasmatales archaeon genome containing:
- a CDS encoding glutamate--tRNA ligase, which produces MDLDNEIRKHALKNAYQHNGTAEIGAVIGKILAENPELRKDTKGVASKVSEIVKEINSLSFDQIKTIIQDRYPEFLVKEKRVQEHRLPDLENVQGKVVMRMAPSPSGPLHIGHSRMAILNDEYVKRYGGSLILRIEDTNPENIDPIAYDQIPKDLEWLGVNFDKIVIQSDRFDLYYAEARRLLSEDHAYICTCEQSDFKAKLLKSIACPHRNTSASENLELFDKILSGKFKKGEAVLVIKTDLNHPNPAIRDWIAFRIVQTAHPRVGKDFIFYPTMNFSVAIDDHLLGLTHVIRGKDHLNNTYRQLYIFNYNSWKIPEYYHYGLVKFPGFVLKTSIIKKGIKSGLYSGWDDIKLATIMTFRKRGFKPETFRRYWIESGMREIDAEFSIEIFNSMNKNIADYETPRLFFVPNPLRLHISNTKEITTKIPNHPSNKSLGTREYTIPQNADVYVPSSDWKTVDESSVVRLKDLCNVKRENENAVYVGNDPIKNAKILQWSPENGVQFEVLKPDGTKDIGIMEPHGKTFFGFCQLERYGYVNVISPGIAYFTHS
- a CDS encoding 50S ribosome-binding GTPase, translating into MSAFSRIPTVLRPQEIIDKALLKSSKISEPYFPDFIKKIKSEVIDKISTVESVSTAYFRKLISKFPSLNSLYPFYRGMIGLMIDLDQYKISLGHVQWASDKIVELANLKIKSSKKRKTVQELNKDLKEFYGRFASIVKDLDKDLTFLAECRTKIKEIPDIKMDYPTFIVAGLPNVGKTSLLSKLTGSSPIIAPYPFTTQSLFIGYMNIGNRGIQIIDTPGILDRPMKSRNEMERKSILCLQDLEGILIFLFDHSGSSGYSSQEQENVYNEIKSNFKIPIIRAQSKCDIKQEKKEDIQISCLTGEGIEELKEIMLNKINSDSRWI